The genomic interval TGTGGTGTCATTGGACTTCAGAAATGGCAGTATGATGTTTGGTCACATGACGTCACGCTGGCTAATCacatggaggcaggaggagtgCCGGGGTGAGTGAAGCTGCACTGAGATAGACCTGTGCATAAATAGAAATAGCAGTATGTGGTGATGTGCAAAACATTTAAGACCTGTGTTTGACCAAAAATAgagaataataatatatgaatggaatgttttaaatttaaaatgtgcttgttttttttattgtctttagaTAGTTTGTTACTCATTTTTTACATCATAACAGGGTCACAGGCCAGTTTAGCAACTGGTGTTTTTACCATGTTGTACTGTCCATTCTGCATAATGTTATTTAGCATTGTCTTTCTGAATCAAACTATTTAAAGTCCTATTTACTTGTAGTTCTAGCACAACCCTGTCCCAGATTGTTTTAAAACTACTTGTTTGAAATTTAAAATCACTATAAAGTTTCAACTAAATATACATTTCAAACGATTTGCAGATCAGTGCATTCTGTTTGTACTTACATTTTACTGAGCTACGTAACCTTTTTTTAAAGAGCTTGTAGACTTCTTCCCATTTACGTAAGTGTTACATAAACTCCAGGAGAGTTCACATCACCTCTGTGACACTGGATCACCTTAAAGGAGCCTACAAAGTAGAAGATGGAGATGGACAAGAAAGGGACCCCTACCTCAAGGAACACAGAGTCGTCACCTATCTCGTCATCAACCCAAAGGTGCCACCTCACGTTAGTCATGTTCATGGAAAGAAATATTGGAAAATATCATCAAATCTATGCAATTTAACCTGCATCCAGGTAGAACATCGAAGCCCGCAGCATCATTATCGTCCTAGACACACTATGGATGGAGCAAAGATGAGGGCCTCGGTCAGGATGACTCGCTACCTGGAGTCGTGGGGTGCAGCCAAGCCCTTTGCCAAcctgcaccacagagacagcatGACTAATGAGAATGGGAAGATCAACACTGcagtaggttttttttttgtgcacatGCTGTATGTTGTGCTTTTGAAGATGTTCAGCTGTCACTTGTAATCTCTCTCCCATTTTATGCTGAATCTAGGATGTGCCATTGGGACAGTATCATTTTCAGAGAAGATCAGAAAGGCAAGCTACTACTTCTACCGCTCACAACAACACACTAAGCCTTTAGCAGAATTACCTCTGTTTCTGTACTGCGCAGGGGAGGATGACATATTAGATAAGATATTTTTGAAAATATTATCTGATAAGATATTTTTTGTTGTTACCCATTAAAGGACAAAGTCTCAGAAGAAACGATTTGAGGAAGAACTCAATCAGAGGATGATAAGGACCTTTGACGGGATAAACGCTCAAAAGTACAGTGCagcattaaattaaatgatACCATCTTTGCATAAACTGAtcttttgtatttttagtttctttctgtctctttttttccctttaactTGATGCCTCCAGACAGTGGCTCAAGTCTGAAGACATACAAAGAATATCGTTATTCTTTCACAACAAATCCCTGGAGAAGGAGGTAAGAGGCAGTTGAGATGAACAATATTCACTCCTTGGTAGATGGCTAGATGATAGAAAATTGGTTGTTTCAAACTAAATTATATAACATATGGCAAGTGCTTTTTCTTTTGACAATCCTTGGCTTTCCCCATAGAGACTTGTGGTGTCTGAGTGTGCAATTGAGGGACTGTGAAGTACATTGAAGCCGTTTTTAAAAACCTGTTGTTAAAACTTGACCTCTGTTTTTATCCTTTTAGTACAGAGCAACAACTTTGCCGGCCTTCAAATACTACGTCACCTGTGCTTGCTTGAtctttttctgcattttcattGTGCAGATTCTGGTCCTTCCAAAGTACGTTTAGCTCAAATACAATATTACAGTATTAGGATTAGTGCTACCGTAATGTCTTCTTTTATAAGTAAATAATGTAGtaatgtttagttttattttttaggacAACTGTCTTGGGAATCTCGTTTGGAATGGCTTTTCTTATCCTTTCGCTGATcctctttatttgttttattgggCACTTCCTGGTAAGTAAATCCATTTACTACAAATATTCAATTTCTTGCTAGTGctcttttaatattaaaacattcgGTTGAATTAATGACATTAATTACCCACTTTCTAATGGGGCACTTTGGTCCTTAACATTTGTCCTAATTTCATACTAAGGCCACATAAGTGGTTCAGTGGTCTCTTTGGAAAGCTTTTAAGTGCCCTTGTTGTTGGCTGAGGTACCTCCTAAGATTAACAGAAGTACCACTCCACTATGACCTTGGGACAAAAATTGATCCTGACCCTGCACATGACAGAGGCGCTCCTTGTTCATCCACTCACCGCCATCTTTGTCTTGGATTTGTTCCCCACATATAGTAGCTGATCATTTGTGATGTTCACAGTTGAATCAAATCATGTGCTTGTATTCGGTATTGGCCTACATAGTATTTCTTGTCTTTTTAGTGAAATGATGCCATTAAGCCTCTAATTTGCCCATAGTACCTATAATACTGACGTTGCAAGCAGTTGTTTCAGCTCTACATTTCCATTAATGCAATTGGTACATCGTGGCCCATCCTCACCTTATTGTACTGTAATGTCTGTAATGTACATCCCACAGCTACTCGGATGTCACATCCACTTAGCCACATTAATGCTCTGATTTTGTTGTGAGATGATCAAGTAAATAATATGGGCTTTTGATATCATTGAATCATCTTTTCCGGCTGAGATGTACAGTaacgttttttttcttctttttgtatttctttgaGCATAGCAGTCTGAGAGGAATAGGGTGTCCTCAACCTCAAGTTGTCTTGAATGTTTTTACTTGGAAATAGACTTTCCCACTGTACAATAATTATCTCTGTATTTTATTGAGTGACTATGTAATGATTGATTGATGTGCAGCAACAGTTCGTTCCCTATTTCTCCTAAACCACTGCTACAATCATACCTAAATATGACTGGTACTGCATAGGCACTCGTTTATCCCTCCATTTATATGTTTTCTTCTGGACCATTTAGCATGGTTTGCGAACATTAAAAGGCTGGGTGGGATCCTGCCATTTAGTAGCCTAGTAAGAATGAAGAGGTATTCCACTCATCTGCAACTAGCATGTAATTCACATCTCTCCTCCTGAGTCCTGAGATATATAAGACGTTTCTTAGGCCCACGATCTGTTTGTCCCAGGGAGGCTGATCAGGATCGTACCTTGATAACTGGACTTTtagttccagtttccattttttAAAGTGAGAACGCAACTACTACAAGTCCTTGAAACTTGGCTCAATTAAATTATTCCTGCAACATTCACGTTGGAATTTCcaaaattaaatgaattaaaattaaaaagtaaattcaAAAGTAAGTAGAAACCAAGCCAGTAggggaaacagacagacagagaagccaTGGCAGAAGTTAGTGCTAAGAGAATTATAATTTCAGATACTGTAATGAAGATAAGCAGTATGTTTAATGAAAAAGgctgcttgagtgttacaagcgaGTGTTGCGACCCTTCGAGCAGTCGCAACGAGAAAGAAGCCGATACTGATTGTGTTCATGACCTTTAATATCTCTGCCTGTTTGTCCTCCTGTGTACTTCACATTTATGCGTTTTTGTGTACATATCCCTGCAGCACTGCAGTAAAAGTGCCTCCACTTCTTGGATGTGGCTTCTGAGGTCATCAGTCATTATTGCCAACAAGCCATGGCCTCGCATCACTCTCACCATGACAACCACAGCTCTAATACTTATAATGGCAGTCTTCAACATGGTAAGCTTTATGTGCAGATACTACAGTAAGAGACACTAATTAGAGATTcagtaaaaataaactgcacGCACAACCCACCTTTCAAATGAAACTGTCATATTGGTTGAtgctaattaataaaaaaaaaaaccatttGATTCAACTACAGTAATGTACATAAGTAGtattccttttatttatttcattttcatttatttcatttcttggCTGAGAAAAAGACATAACTAAAGCTCGGCCGTACTGTATATCTCTGGTTTAGCCTTCACACAAATTGATTCAGAGATTCTAATCTTGTTTGGCCGCGATGTGAGTGAGTTGTGCAGGGTGGATGAACCAAATTAACTTTACTCAAGCCAATCGTCATCTTATCCTGCAAGTTAGTTTTTAAAGGAAACTACTGAACGTTTGTTTTCTTTACTGAAAAGATTATTTCTCTTAGAAGTAAAAAGCATTTACTAATGCATGGTGTAAAAGGCAAGTGTATAAGGCTGTGGCATTTTTATTGTCTGGAAGTCTTTTCAGACAAATACCTAATTTCTGGTGACcagtttgtgcttttttatCTCTAGTTCTTTTTGGAAGACAATGTATGGCCTCCAGGTCCTGTTTACAATTCATCCAACGAAACAATGTTTTATCCTACCGGGCAACTCATTGCCTTCACTGGCAAAAACAATTTCTACCTTCCTGTGAGTGAAGATGAGTGTTAATGTGATTCTCATTATATTGATTAATACATTTCTTTAATAACTTAAAGAAGTCAGTAAATTCTGTCTGTGTAGTATTTAATTTACAGTTGCATCCTCGGACTGATATCGTGCTCCGTGTTCCTGAGGGTAAACTATGAGCTGAAGATGATCATTATGCTGACGGCAGTGGTGGTCTACAATGTCATTATTCTCCAAACACATGCCTCGCTCCTGGATGAATATAGCAGATTCCTGTACATCACCGAAAGCCTGGACAGGTAAGGAAGCATCAATTTACCTGAATATAGATGCAGGCAGTTCACAATGTGACAAAGACCGCCACCAGATAAGATTCAGCCATGTTAGCTGTACTTTACTGTAGAATAGTATTGGTGGCTCAGATGTCTCTGGCAGACCGGTGAGAGTAGCCTACGAGGCTGATGCAGGCCTTATTGACAGATGGCTACCTCACAGATTGAGCACAGTATGTTGTTGGCATTATCTAATATGATCAAGTTTATGCCAGTAGACTTGTAATGAAACAGGACTTCGGGAAGTTTGTGCAGTGTCCTGCCACTGTTTTCGCGCGTTATTGCTTCACTGCGGCTGCTGCGTTGTCACCAACAAACCCTGGTGTTTTTTTCCACCGGGTTTTACTACTTGTGAACTACTTGTGAACTGAGTTTAGTTGTGTGTCGTTTGTCCCGCAACAAAAGAGCCCAGCAGCCGAGTTTTGAGCATTCTTTAATTTCTCTGCAGTCCAATGACATTTGCAGTCCTCCCGGCCGAGGGGATGGACATAATGTCCTTCATGACTTTGCATCCAACAAAGCAGAGGCAGACTGATGCACAATTGCACTATTTTTCACAAAGCGTTGCTAGGTTGAACACAGCTACAGTGTATAACGATGCTGACTGATTTCCCGTAGAAGTGCCTGCATGTAGCTCTCCTCCAGGGTTTAAGCATCATATGACAGGGATAAGTCAGGGTGATGTCTGCTTCTCTGTATATGTGAAGAGTCATCTGCTTTCAAACTACAGTAGATATAAGCACCCACTGCTGTTATGCTACTTTAAAAAATTCATGCAGACTTGCTGATATTGGGAGAACGGGAGgagtcctcctctcctctgagtGACAGGTTCTCCTGATGGAAGCTTACCCAGGTCACCCTACGTTTAAACAAGCCATCCACACGGGTTAGTTTAGATGGGACTTGTTGAGAACTCTTTCCTAACTTTCTCACAGAAACTTTGAAAGGATGCATTTTATGACTTTCTAAAACCCTGAGTGACAGCTTGCTCCAAGACTCAGTTTTTATGACCAGAAAGCTTGACAGGCTGTCTTCCCTGACCATGGCCCCAAGTCAGATTTGACTTTTTCTGCTGTGATGTCAGATGGGTTCAGGGACTGTAGAGGGTGATCATTATTTCAGACCAGATGATTGGTCTTGCAGCCCATATGTATACAGTACACAATAATGTACATAAACATGCTTTGTAGTCCAGTAATATAGTAAGTTAAGTTTAATTTTTAGTAGAGAAAGAGAGTTGCCTGTTTGTAGATACTGTACTCGCGCATCTGTCCATATCAGCTATGTTAGCATACTGTCACGTTTTTACAGCTGCTTAGCCAATAAATTTCACACAGCATCTGGACAGCTATTAATAGCTAattaatgtttgtatttgtactgTTAAGGACTGGCAGCACTTGTCATTCACTCGTTCCTTAAAGGATAATAAATTAGCTACTACAAACTTTCTAATACAGTAGTTTCTGCTGGAGTTGTCTGCTGAGCCACAGATAAGACACCAATAATAACCAAAAGGCACATGCACAAGTTAGGATGGGAGTCACATCAGAAGGATCTTTTTTTGTATGCTCAGATGAATACGTTAAGATGTGAATTTACTTTTATGTAATTATATAACAAACTGTATGGGTTTTGGGTTGTTTCTTTTCGCACTGCACACTATATATACACAACAGCTGTGCTGTAGCATGATTGGTTGCCTAATCCTGCCTAGAGCATGCTCCCCGTTTAAGTGCCGTGATGGTAGGAAGAAACCAGTTTTCGCTGTGTTTACAGAGCTGAATCCTTGCAGATTGTGAACACCAGTTTATTGCTTCCGCAGACTGTTTCTAGTCTGTGCTCAGCCACTGCAATGTAAACAAGCTCTTGTCACGACAAAGCAGAAGTGACAGTCTTAATGGAGTGACAGCTTGGAATAAAGTGGCCTGTTAAGCATCCATATGACACATGGCACAGGCGACTGATTACAATCtggattttaattaaatgtactTACTCTCATTTCTCTGCCCTTGAAGGCCAGGAGTCCTCAAAGACTTGAAGACTATGGGTTCTATCTCCCTCTTTATCTTCTTCATCACTCTGCTTGTGCTTGCCAGACAGGTAAGTCCAAACTATAATAGTTTGAATGATGTTATCATCTCTCTTCTGCTGCCCTTTTTTATCTAACTTGTTACATACGAATCATACTGTAGCTTTCATCTGTGCTTCTATAGTACATCAGTATCACACCTTCAATGGAATCTTTATCTATTTATAATGTTCATATGTTTTCTTGTACTATAACTTAATGCAGACTGTATTGTGAGGGATACTATGATTCCACAGTATCTTACATGTTGTTCAATTAGTTTTTACTACAGTAAGTACTGAATCAAGGGTGGCAGGAGAGACATGTTATTTCATAGCTATCAACTACTGTATGCATTCTGTAGCTGATaagctcacagctgctgtggcaCACAGTGCGAAGCCAGAATGATGGCACCAGTTCGCCACTCAGGACCAGTGAATCATCAGTACTGCACTCACTCAGTGGACTTTTGGATTTACTAGCCAGGAGACGCAGGGGCCACAGACTGATCGTTCTGAAGACGTGTGTGCTCTTTAGTGTGGCTATTTTAAGGTTATGCTTCACTGGAGGGTACTTGTGTGTACACAGGAACTGTTGTGTTCCTGTGCTTTTTCCTCCACCAAGAGGTGTATATACTCAAAGTCAaccctctgtcacacacactagAAAGTTATGTATATATTACATTAGTATTATATTGTATAGTATTACAGTAGGTTCTGTTACACAGTCTAAATCAAACATGCAGTATGAACTACCGTGTGACTATTTGATTCTGAATAGATGCTTAAGAAAGTCAAAGTAAGGGAGGAGGTTGTATGATCTGACCTTTCGAATTAACATACATGGGACTAATATTACAAACCCACATTCATTCAGTGAAACACATGTTGTAAGTCTttttaaagaagaagaagaaaaaagtcaTTCAGGTTTTAGCCTGTGAATAAGCAAGTTGCCATTAAATTACTGTCCTATTTAGGACCTTGAACATCTTAGGAGGAGACACATCCAGGTCATTTTCAAACGAAACCCAGCTGGCTGTTTTCACAAATGAGAACACATTTAACGTGGACTATCACTTGCTGAGTCCGTAGCTGGTTCTCTGGAGATTGTCTGTTATGATGGAATGATTTTCTATGCAAGTGTGACTTGTTGCCCATTTTCTCAGTGTTGCATTTAGTCTCGTCGGTGTTCACACTtgtagctgtttctgtttttttctgactggATGATCTGTACCTTCAGTCTCCTCACTTCTGTGTCCTCTTGTAACAGAATGAGTATTACTGTAGGTTGGACTTCCTGTGGAAGAACAAATTCAAGAAGGAGTGTGAAGAAATTGAAACCATGGAGAACCTTAACCGTGTTTTACTGGAGAATGTCTTGCCTGCACATGTGGCAGAACACTTCCTGGCACGCAACTGGAAGAATGAGGTACGGTTTTCTTTCCATGTGCACACGAGTAAAACATGGTGTCTTCTTCAAATGGGCAAGgcccattcatttgtttttgctggatCAGGCAGTTtaatgcaaacatacagtatgagattTTAATATTGCATTTGATGGTCGAGTGGAACAAGCTCTGCGTGTTCTTATTGAACCCCCACGCCTTTTTGATGAGACAGAAATGACTATCCATTTGCTGTCTTGCCAGTAAGATATTCTCATTTATCATTCTGAGCCCTGTGATGATCACTGAGTGCTTATCCGGCCGTGAACTGTAAAGAGTAAAGTTTCACATCCAAGAAGTGTTAGAGGACGTGGTGTCTTTGAGGTCATGCAGGTTTAAACAGaagtgctgcttctgctgcaaaaATTCAGAATGAAGAGTCAGCAAATGGCTGCGTTCCTAccaccaaacaggagccaggATCAAGTTACTGCTCTATTGGATTTGAATGCAACTTTATcaatatttagctgttttacCTTCCTTGATTGGGTCCTTGAGGGGTCACAGTTTTTATCTGACATGTTTGAAGCCAGATATTTGCTTGTAAGAAATGTTTTCTATATTTCATCCATGTATCCTTTACACCGTTGTTTTACTAATTGCATTGCGTTGTTCTGTTCAGGATCTGTACCACCAGTCCTATGACCTGGTGTGCGTCATGTTTGCCTCTATCCCAGACTTTAAAGAGTTCTACACAGAGTCCGATGTCAACAAAGAAGGATTAGAGTGCCTTAGGCTTCTAAATGAAATCATTGCTGATTTTGATGAGGTAATTAACTCTAATAGTGTTCACAAGAGCTTAACTCATCCGGATACATAAAAAATGACCACTTGTTTCAGAAATGGTTTcttttcttactgtatgtttatcaATTTCGCACCTGTGTAGCTGCTGTCCAAGCCTAAATTCAGCGGCGTGGAAAAGATCAAGACCATTGGTAGCACTTACATGGCTGCTACTGGGCTGAATGCATCACCTGGGCCTGAGTACACGTCACaggtcctcacacacacatacacacacagaccgtTTGTGTTTAGCACATCGGTCCGAATTTCAACGAGATCGTCCCACAACCCACTGCGTTTGAACTGATTAGTGGTTGTCTTCTTCACAGGAGCATGACAGACAGTACATGCACATAGGGACGATGGTGGAGTTTGCATTTGCTTTGGTGGGGAAGCTTGATGTAATTAACAAACACTCCTTCAATGACTTCAAACTCAGAGTTGGTAAGTATAACACAAATAATATGCAAATTGCTGTGAAATTAAGTGAAATCACAGTCTTTGCAAAACGTCAGTTTGGCTAAGTATATTTCAGCTGCCTTATAAGTAATTTGACCCTGTCAAATATTAAAGGTTATCTGACCAACGATTCTTTTTGGAATCACTGTAGACTACAGTAACTTTGTAAATGGAACATCAACATGCTGGAGTATTGGGGAGGGCATCACGATTAGATGTGCAAGAGAAACATCTGCCAAAGGCTCAGTTTGAGCTGGGTCATGGCCCATAATAAACTTCTTGGCTGGTGGGCTCAGGGAATTAGTTTTGCTCTGGGGTGGCAAGCTGCCGACCCAGTGGCAGCAGCCACAAATCTTGATGCTCCCTGCGCAGTACTTTACCTGTGGCCTAATGTTTTTAGGCTGTATGCAATGTTCTTTCATACCACGCACTGCTGCATAATCCTCCAAAACAAATCAGCCCGAGTTTCATGAGTCCACAAAACATTTTCACTAAACGTGTTACCCTGGGCTGCTTTTATTTACCTCATTGAGTATTCTGTGCTGTGACTTGAGTCATCTAAGCTACAGTGGGTGCTTGTTGCGACAGAGCAGCCACACAACAAAACTGAATACATAAAAGCTTTGCAACATTTTCCAAAATGATGCAAATTAAATATTCGTGTGATGCATAGTTCACATCAGCAGATACGttttaaatagaaaacacattaaaagtcAAAGAGGCTTTAATTCACACCTCCAGACTTTCTGTGATTGAACTGCAGATTCTAAAGGCAGGTTTCTAAATGATGCAGGTAATTCCAAAGGGTTCACTTAGGTAATTTTGCCATTATAACAGCAAAGTGAGAGACTGACTAAAGATTAGAGGGGGGATTGAAGAGAAAAGCAGACAGGAGCCAGCTCTCTGCTTGCTGTAAGTCAGAGTTCGATACCTTCAACCTGTCTCTGAAGATCACAGCATGGGATGCTCCATTAACTCAGCtgttagtgtgtctgtgtgtgcgagggagcgagagagaaaggagaCTGAACATCCCTGCTGCTTACAGATGGGCCTAAAGCACTCCATCAGACTGGGATAAAAGTCCCCACCTGCTGGGGCCAGACAAAACCAGTGGCTGTGGGCCTTTGTGCGTTGCTTGCACACTTGCACTACAGTCTCAAGCAATCTGGAAATGGATGCAGGACTGAATAGAGGCCCAGTGTCATCTCTCTGATCTGAAAATTCCACAACCTGTTCGGCTTAGATGCTCATTGTTGTTCCTACTTCACTTAATGTTGAATTGTTGATGTGTATGTTGAAAGATGTTTGTTGCTGCACAAATcataatacatactgtatactgtataaattGAATATAATTCAAAGACATTTCAAATGGGCTATTTTAACAAAATCATTTTACAATTTACGTGTTTACCATTTAGTTTTATGTGAAAATGTTATACATATGTTACTATCCAGTCTTCATTGCTTTGTCACTTTTCAGGTATTAACCACGGTCCGGTGATTGCTGGAGTCATTGGAGCCCAGAAACCACAGTATGATATTTGGGGGAACACAGTGAACGTAGCCAGTAGGATGGACAGTACTGGAGTCCTTGGAAAAATACAGGTAAAGATGGCCCATGCCACCACAAACATTCAAAATGACATCTTCATTCTCACCAATGCTGGAAAGGGTCTAGAACCCTGCTTCTCTCCTTCAATCTTCTTTTTGATCTGCACAATTATAGTGAACTACATTTGCTTTACTCTTGGCCTTGCAGCACGTTCATCTGGTGGATTGACATTTTTGCTAAATTGCATTGTTCTTGCTGTGTTCTGAGTGCTACAGGGACAATGGTGGTGAAGGGTTTTTGGCTCCATGGCTTCTACATTCATTGGCCAAAGTAATTTCATAATGGTTGGCTGTATCTCATCTACTGGTTGCATAACTATGTAGATTTGCTGCTTTCATGCTTTACAGTAAGTTGCTGGCATTTGCTTGTATAGGTTTTCTATATCCTGGTAGCGCAGAACTTCCTTTCTGGCATTATACTTGTCATTGCAGTCACTGCTTGACAGTTTTGATATGGACCAATGTCTACTGAACGTTTGTGGCAGTGACTAATAGATAAATGCCACTGACAAAGGCGTCATGCCCCAAAGTAATTCTTCTGAAGAAGAAACCTAAACCCGATGGCCTCTTTATCAGTCAAAGTGGACTCACTTTGGATTTAGAATTTAAAACCTGTCAGCCTCGATGCCACCACTGCTGCGGTACCTCCAACGCAGGACATTCTTGATGCCAAGGAGATTGAACCGTGGATGTCCCAGTGTTAAAGAGGATTAGAGACGGTCCTCCCTCCCTTTTGCAGCAGATTCCCAGGGATAGAGCAGGGATTCACTGTGGGATTCTGACTTATGTCCCTCCACAGATAAACAAGCTGGTGAAATGGCGATTTGATGCTTAGTCAGAACACTGCCCCTGTTTGGACAGGCTCCACAGTTTTATGCTGTCAACGTGCCATCATCTGCACTGTATGTTGAGGAGCATAACACCTGCTGGTTAAACCACAACACATCTACTGAGCAACTGCAGGATTTGAACCGCAGTGCGGTTTGGATCAGATGCTGACAATTGACACCACTAATGGCTTTTTGACGAGATGTCTAGTGATGCTTCAGCCCAGACACTGACAGTTCTTAACAATTTACTTCCTACAGTAGTTAGACGGTCTTGTTTTCACTCAGACTCAGATGACTGAACAAGTtcttgtggttatttgtttttttaaacgttaAACAGCAGACATTTATGAGCATCAATTTGAAGGATGCCTACTTTTACTTCCAGTGGCATGAGAAGCTTTAAAACCAAGTGCAATGATTGGGGTTTATGTGACTTAACTAGGACATTCCATGTCTCATACCAAGAGTGGTTTTAATTGGTGTTACTATGAATCCCAAGCTGAAGGCCTTTCTTTCCCTCAGAATGTAGAGGACAGCCATGTCTGAttctgaggagcagctggagtctgA from Betta splendens chromosome 16, fBetSpl5.4, whole genome shotgun sequence carries:
- the adcy2a gene encoding adenylate cyclase type 2 isoform X2 codes for the protein MIEIWRTRSFSPSPFPHFPPTFLSHSKEHSLCTPLHFPLQHVGRRSKKRMLRSTLGAFLPPLRPAHAASDSDSPSAFSCLRLKDLGEEVAAELQDTPEIRGSLTGVPNRTNNSRKAEQGTCSLSVVETTNTSAVTTTSVFSRFSSSFMAPRSMWQEAIRRKQYFLDRTGGSGERDKGGGGQERRNRSPDWLYESYYCMSQQHPLIVFLLLIVMGACLALLTVFFASGLNIEDHVAFVITVPTALAIFLAVFVLVCIESIFKKLLRVFSLVIWGCLVAMGYLFMFSGGIICPWDQVSFFLFIVFVVYTMLPFSMRDAIIASVVTSASHTIVLSVCLSTSADRMEPTVVWQILANIIIFLCGNMAGAYHKHLMELALKQTYQDTCNCIKSPIKLEFEKRQQERLLLSLLPAHIARVMKAEIIQRLKGPNFGQIENTNNFHNLYVQRHTNVSILYADIVGFTRLASDCSPGELVHTLNELFGKFDQIAKENECMRIKILGDCYYCVSGLPESLQNHAKNCVKMGLDMCEAIKKVRDATGVDINMRVGVHSGNVLCGVIGLQKWQYDVWSHDVTLANHMEAGGVPGRVHITSVTLDHLKGAYKVEDGDGQERDPYLKEHRVVTYLVINPKVEHRSPQHHYRPRHTMDGAKMRASVRMTRYLESWGAAKPFANLHHRDSMTNENGKINTADVPLGQYHFQRRSERTKSQKKRFEEELNQRMIRTFDGINAQKQWLKSEDIQRISLFFHNKSLEKEYRATTLPAFKYYVTCACLIFFCIFIVQILVLPKTTVLGISFGMAFLILSLILFICFIGHFLHCSKSASTSWMWLLRSSVIIANKPWPRITLTMTTTALILIMAVFNMFFLEDNVWPPGPVYNSSNETMFYPTGQLIAFTGKNNFYLPYLIYSCILGLISCSVFLRVNYELKMIIMLTAVVVYNVIILQTHASLLDEYSRFLYITESLDRPGVLKDLKTMGSISLFIFFITLLVLARQNEYYCRLDFLWKNKFKKECEEIETMENLNRVLLENVLPAHVAEHFLARNWKNEDLYHQSYDLVCVMFASIPDFKEFYTESDVNKEGLECLRLLNEIIADFDELLSKPKFSGVEKIKTIGSTYMAATGLNASPGPEYTSQEHDRQYMHIGTMVEFAFALVGKLDVINKHSFNDFKLRVGINHGPVIAGVIGAQKPQYDIWGNTVNVASRMDSTGVLGKIQVTEETRRTLLTLGYMCSCRGIINVKGKGELKTYFVHTEMTRSLSQGNVMS
- the adcy2a gene encoding adenylate cyclase type 2 isoform X3; this encodes MLRSTLGAFLPPLRPAHAASDSDSPSAFSCLRLKDLGEEVAAELQDTPEIRGSLTGVPNRTNNSRKAEQGTCSLSVVETTNTSAVTTTSVFSRFSSSFMAPRSMWQEAIRRKQYFLDRTGGSGERDKGGGGQERRNRSPDWLYESYYCMSQQHPLIVFLLLIVMGACLALLTVFFASGLNIEDHVAFVITVPTALAIFLAVFVLVCIESIFKKLLRVFSLVIWGCLVAMGYLFMFSGGIICPWDQVSFFLFIVFVVYTMLPFSMRDAIIASVVTSASHTIVLSVCLSTSADRMEPTVVWQILANIIIFLCGNMAGAYHKHLMELALKQTYQDTCNCIKSPIKLEFEKRQQERLLLSLLPAHIARVMKAEIIQRLKGPNFGQIENTNNFHNLYVQRHTNVSILYADIVGFTRLASDCSPGELVHTLNELFGKFDQIAKENECMRIKILGDCYYCVSGLPESLQNHAKNCVKMGLDMCEAIKKVRDATGVDINMRVGVHSGNVLCGVIGLQKWQYDVWSHDVTLANHMEAGGVPGRVHITSVTLDHLKGAYKVEDGDGQERDPYLKEHRVVTYLVINPKVEHRSPQHHYRPRHTMDGAKMRASVRMTRYLESWGAAKPFANLHHRDSMTNENGKINTADVPLGQYHFQRRSERTKSQKKRFEEELNQRMIRTFDGINAQKQWLKSEDIQRISLFFHNKSLEKEYRATTLPAFKYYVTCACLIFFCIFIVQILVLPKTTVLGISFGMAFLILSLILFICFIGHFLHCSKSASTSWMWLLRSSVIIANKPWPRITLTMTTTALILIMAVFNMFFLEDNVWPPGPVYNSSNETMFYPTGQLIAFTGKNNFYLPYLIYSCILGLISCSVFLRVNYELKMIIMLTAVVVYNVIILQTHASLLDEYSRFLYITESLDRPGVLKDLKTMGSISLFIFFITLLVLARQNEYYCRLDFLWKNKFKKECEEIETMENLNRVLLENVLPAHVAEHFLARNWKNEDLYHQSYDLVCVMFASIPDFKEFYTESDVNKEGLECLRLLNEIIADFDELLSKPKFSGVEKIKTIGSTYMAATGLNASPGPEYTSQEHDRQYMHIGTMVEFAFALVGKLDVINKHSFNDFKLRVGINHGPVIAGVIGAQKPQYDIWGNTVNVASRMDSTGVLGKIQVTEETRRTLLTLGYMCSCRGIINVKGKGELKTYFVHTEMTRSLSQGNVMS